From one Microcoleus sp. FACHB-831 genomic stretch:
- a CDS encoding roadblock/LC7 domain-containing protein, whose amino-acid sequence MPINTAKLQSILQNFVTSASDVQGVALVSPDGLSLAATLPGEMDEERVAAMSAAMLSLGERIGSELSRGTIDRIYVEGDKGFGILTSCGEEAVFLVLASKAAKQGVLMLEIKRVLPELKTLLT is encoded by the coding sequence GTGCCAATCAATACAGCCAAACTTCAAAGCATTTTGCAAAATTTTGTTACTTCTGCGAGTGATGTTCAGGGTGTAGCCCTCGTCTCGCCTGACGGATTATCTTTAGCTGCAACTTTACCGGGCGAAATGGATGAAGAACGAGTTGCTGCAATGTCTGCTGCTATGCTGTCTTTAGGCGAACGCATTGGCAGCGAGTTGTCGAGGGGAACGATAGACCGCATCTATGTTGAAGGCGATAAAGGCTTCGGCATTTTGACTTCGTGCGGCGAAGAGGCGGTATTTTTGGTGTTAGCGAGCAAGGCTGCTAAACAGGGTGTGCTGATGCTAGAAATTAAGCGCGTGCTTCCAGAACTGAAGACGCTTTTAACTTAA
- a CDS encoding ATP/GTP-binding protein, which translates to MRFSQGQNLRQIIPVVVTGTVGAGKSSFIRSVSDIAPVDTDRKATDETALMKKKTTVAMDFGRLHLGNKISVHLYGTPGQSRFDFMWDILIRRAAAYILLVDAHRPSDFRYARKILSFMKQRVNIPLIIGLTHTDCKGAWSKDNVAIALGFVDEKRRPPIVILNPTQRQSVVQLLTILVQQVLQRTR; encoded by the coding sequence ATGAGGTTTTCTCAGGGACAAAACCTGCGGCAAATTATCCCCGTTGTCGTAACAGGTACAGTAGGCGCTGGTAAATCTAGTTTTATTCGCTCGGTCAGCGACATCGCCCCTGTCGATACAGATCGTAAAGCTACAGACGAAACAGCTTTGATGAAGAAAAAAACAACTGTAGCTATGGACTTTGGACGCTTGCATTTAGGCAATAAGATATCAGTCCATCTTTACGGTACTCCAGGCCAGTCTCGCTTTGATTTTATGTGGGATATTTTGATTCGCAGGGCGGCTGCTTATATATTATTGGTAGATGCCCATCGCCCCAGCGATTTTCGCTATGCTCGTAAAATTTTATCTTTTATGAAACAGCGGGTAAATATTCCTTTGATAATTGGTTTAACTCATACTGATTGTAAGGGGGCTTGGTCTAAGGATAATGTGGCGATCGCATTGGGTTTTGTTGATGAGAAAAGACGCCCCCCAATTGTTATTCTCAATCCCACGCAGCGACAATCGGTAGTTCAGTTGTTAACTATATTAGTGCAACAAGTTTTGCAAAGAACAAGATAA
- a CDS encoding pentapeptide repeat-containing protein encodes MEDGRKYLNRRKLLKRYAAGERDFAGIRISSSGLDGEDLREIDLSGADLIGVNLSGVNLSYANLSRAKMLCVNLTNANLSYANLRGVDLSGADCIGTDFSNASLNDAILTAAIFDGANLYRAAIGGTAKFIKTDLRGAKNFPPLGEGVFVYQTFREDGSFFEGPAWIE; translated from the coding sequence ATGGAAGATGGAAGAAAATATCTCAATCGTCGAAAGTTGCTGAAGAGATACGCAGCTGGCGAGAGAGACTTTGCTGGGATTAGAATCAGTTCGTCCGGACTGGATGGAGAAGATTTGCGGGAAATTGATTTGAGCGGAGCCGATTTGATAGGTGTTAATTTGAGCGGCGTTAACCTGAGCTATGCCAACTTGAGTAGAGCCAAAATGCTTTGTGTTAACCTCACTAATGCCAATCTCAGTTATGCCAATTTGCGAGGAGTTGACTTGAGCGGTGCTGATTGCATAGGGACTGACTTCTCCAATGCCAGTTTGAATGATGCTATCTTGACGGCTGCTATATTTGATGGGGCTAACCTCTACAGGGCAGCGATTGGTGGTACTGCCAAATTCATAAAAACTGACTTGAGGGGAGCTAAAAATTTCCCCCCCCTCGGAGAAGGTGTTTTCGTGTATCAAACCTTTAGAGAAGATGGAAGTTTCTTCGAAGGACCTGCTTGGATTGAGTGA
- a CDS encoding ABC transporter ATP-binding protein: MEDVTKVYGMGDTEVRALAGVSLTVEQGEYCSIMGASGSGKSSAMNIIGCLDRPTAGHYYLDGEDVAQMEDSELANIRNRKLGFVFQQFHLLHQLTAMENVMLPMVYAGIPYAERRDRAREALVRVGLEHRLNNKPNQLSGGQQQRVAIARAIVNRPVLLLADEPTGALDSKTTQEVMGIFTELNESGITVVMVTHEPDVARLTKRIVWFRDGEVLHSHLTPDEIGKVAVG, encoded by the coding sequence ATGGAGGACGTTACCAAAGTCTATGGTATGGGCGATACTGAAGTTCGCGCCCTTGCTGGTGTTAGCCTAACGGTAGAACAGGGCGAGTATTGCTCGATTATGGGTGCGTCGGGTTCGGGTAAGTCTTCCGCTATGAATATTATTGGCTGTCTAGACAGACCTACGGCTGGTCACTATTACCTAGATGGCGAGGATGTGGCGCAGATGGAAGACTCTGAGTTAGCCAACATTCGCAATCGCAAGCTGGGGTTTGTGTTCCAACAATTCCATTTATTGCACCAGTTAACGGCAATGGAAAATGTTATGTTGCCGATGGTTTATGCTGGTATTCCTTATGCTGAAAGACGCGATCGCGCTAGGGAAGCTTTGGTGCGCGTTGGGTTGGAACATCGATTAAATAATAAACCAAATCAGCTATCTGGAGGACAACAGCAAAGGGTAGCGATCGCGAGGGCTATTGTCAACCGTCCAGTCTTACTACTAGCTGACGAACCTACAGGCGCACTCGATTCAAAAACCACCCAAGAAGTAATGGGCATTTTCACAGAGCTGAATGAAAGTGGTATAACTGTAGTAATGGTCACTCACGAACCCGATGTAGCGCGTCTCACAAAACGTATAGTCTGGTTCCGCGACGGAGAAGTTTTACACTCGCATCTCACCCCCGACGAAATTGGAAAAGTAGCGGTGGGCTAG
- a CDS encoding type II toxin-antitoxin system HicB family antitoxin, which yields MKDYHINVFYSEEDEGYIADIPDLKYCSAFGETPEEAVREVIVAKAAWLEAASAEGKPIPLPRYRPIIYQVGT from the coding sequence ATGAAAGACTATCACATTAATGTCTTCTACAGCGAAGAGGATGAGGGTTATATTGCCGATATTCCTGACTTAAAATACTGTTCTGCTTTTGGCGAAACACCAGAAGAAGCTGTGCGTGAGGTGATTGTTGCTAAGGCTGCATGGCTTGAGGCTGCAAGTGCAGAGGGTAAACCAATTCCCTTGCCTAGATATCGACCTATTATTTACCAGGTTGGAACTTAA
- a CDS encoding type II toxin-antitoxin system HicA family toxin, with product MKKRKLLEKVLSGSKNIQFDEMVTLIEAFGFSLDRINGSHHIFKHPSVPGLINIQNKKGKAIPYQIRQFLLLIEEYALTLEDEL from the coding sequence GTGAAAAAGCGCAAATTACTGGAAAAAGTTCTATCTGGATCGAAGAATATCCAGTTTGATGAAATGGTGACGCTGATTGAAGCATTTGGGTTCAGTCTGGATCGGATCAACGGTAGCCATCATATCTTTAAACATCCTTCTGTGCCAGGGCTTATTAACATTCAGAATAAAAAAGGCAAGGCAATTCCCTACCAAATACGCCAATTTTTATTGTTAATTGAAGAGTACGCTCTCACGCTTGAGGATGAACTATGA
- a CDS encoding ABC transporter permease, with amino-acid sequence MDIVESVKMAATTLVANKLRSSLTMLGIIIGNASVIAMVGIGQGAQKLASEQFESLGPNVLFIIPGNQNAERNRDVPKTLVLADAEAIATQVPSVKDVAPQIQNRFPIVYRNKNTNTQIIGTTPAFLPVRSFNVAKGRFFNDQDIKGNNQVVVLGSEVATKLFGDTDPVNQRVRVKNLGFEVIGVMESKGSFLGSNQDDTIYVPITTMANRLTGRTSPYGLEVSFISVSAKDEANSRAAQFQIANLLRLRHKIVDEDDFTVRNQKDLLQIVNTISGSLTLLLAATSAISLLVGGIGVMNIMLVSVTERTQEIGLRKAIGAQEQDILIQFIIEAVILSAAGGLVGTVLGVGGIGLISALTPLKAGVSPIAIIMAVSISGGIGLFFGVVPARRAAKLDPIVALRSA; translated from the coding sequence ATGGATATTGTAGAAAGCGTTAAAATGGCCGCTACAACTTTGGTGGCTAATAAACTGCGTAGCAGCCTAACTATGCTGGGTATTATCATTGGCAATGCCTCGGTAATTGCAATGGTAGGAATCGGGCAAGGCGCTCAGAAATTAGCATCAGAGCAGTTTGAGTCGCTAGGGCCAAACGTGCTGTTTATAATTCCGGGCAATCAAAATGCAGAACGCAACAGAGACGTGCCAAAGACACTCGTGCTGGCAGATGCAGAAGCGATCGCTACTCAGGTTCCTTCTGTTAAAGATGTAGCTCCCCAAATACAAAATCGATTCCCAATCGTTTACCGCAACAAAAATACCAATACTCAAATTATTGGAACGACGCCCGCATTTTTGCCCGTCCGCAGCTTTAACGTTGCTAAAGGAAGATTTTTCAACGACCAAGATATTAAAGGCAATAACCAAGTTGTTGTTTTAGGGTCAGAGGTAGCAACTAAACTTTTTGGTGATACAGATCCGGTAAATCAAAGGGTACGAGTCAAAAATCTTGGCTTTGAAGTAATTGGCGTAATGGAGTCTAAAGGCTCTTTTCTGGGAAGCAACCAGGATGACACGATTTATGTACCTATAACTACGATGGCAAACCGCCTAACCGGGCGTACATCTCCTTATGGTTTGGAAGTTTCTTTTATCTCCGTTTCTGCTAAAGATGAAGCGAATAGTCGCGCCGCCCAGTTCCAAATTGCTAACTTGCTGCGGTTGCGCCACAAAATTGTTGATGAGGATGATTTTACTGTCCGCAACCAGAAAGATTTACTTCAAATTGTCAATACTATCAGTGGATCTCTAACTTTGTTGCTAGCAGCAACATCGGCTATTTCTCTGCTAGTGGGCGGTATTGGTGTTATGAATATCATGCTGGTTTCCGTAACCGAACGCACTCAGGAAATCGGACTCCGTAAAGCTATCGGTGCCCAAGAACAAGATATCCTAATTCAATTTATTATTGAGGCGGTTATTCTCTCGGCTGCTGGTGGTTTAGTAGGTACTGTCCTTGGTGTAGGCGGTATTGGGCTGATTAGTGCGTTGACGCCTTTGAAAGCTGGAGTTTCGCCCATCGCAATTATTATGGCTGTCAGTATTTCGGGCGGTATTGGTTTATTCTTTGGGGTTGTTCCGGCGCGACGTGCAGCTAAACTTGACCCAATTGTTGCTCTCAGAAGTGCGTAA
- a CDS encoding efflux RND transporter periplasmic adaptor subunit, producing MQLPNFFNGNSRTAARVAEPESAKTTPKSNPQKPPSPRKKGNNAYRWIIGLVAAGVLGVGSTTYYIKSRSTPQVEIDKLTVPVTSQTLSVRITASGSVVPIQSVNLSPKTSGRLAELRVEQSDKVRAGQIIGVMENREIKAQVRQAEANLAKAKAALADAQNGSRKEEIAQAQARLAQAEARLAQARTSRPEEISQSQARLAQAQARLAQAQAGRPEEIAQAQARLAQAEARLAQARQGRPEEISQAQAQVDDALGRVNQTQQRLKSYQTLLEKGAISQDQFNQVKTENTTAGAGLTQAQKRLELVKKGSRPEEIQALEAAAAEARSSLQQVKNGKPQEIDQLKAAVEEARSGLQQTQKGKRPEEIDQLEAAVVEARSALEQLKNGKSSEEIAQLKAAVDAAQAQLQAAQYQLEDTEIRAPFDGTVTQKYANVGAFVTPTTSASSTNSATSTSIVAIAKDLEIKAKVPEVNIGQIKPGQQVEIVADAYPEKVFKGTVRLVAPEAILDQNVTSFEVRLAIDTGKEQLRSGMNADLTFLGNQVNNALVVPTVAIVTEKGQTGVLIPDGKNEPKFKPIKIGSSIKDQTQILEGVTEGDRVFIDLPKNSKRNQPQNE from the coding sequence ATGCAACTTCCTAACTTTTTCAATGGCAATTCCAGAACGGCTGCTCGCGTCGCCGAACCAGAAAGCGCCAAAACAACTCCCAAGTCCAACCCACAAAAACCGCCCTCACCACGTAAAAAAGGCAACAATGCCTACCGTTGGATAATCGGGCTGGTGGCAGCGGGCGTATTGGGCGTTGGTTCTACAACTTACTACATTAAATCCCGAAGTACGCCCCAAGTAGAAATCGATAAACTGACCGTACCAGTTACATCGCAAACCTTGAGCGTGCGGATTACCGCTAGCGGCTCTGTAGTTCCGATTCAAAGCGTCAACCTTAGCCCCAAAACCTCTGGGCGTTTGGCAGAGTTGCGTGTGGAGCAGTCGGATAAAGTCCGGGCGGGGCAAATCATCGGCGTCATGGAAAATAGGGAGATTAAGGCGCAGGTCAGACAAGCAGAAGCTAACTTGGCTAAAGCTAAAGCGGCGTTGGCAGATGCCCAAAATGGCAGCCGGAAGGAAGAAATAGCCCAGGCTCAAGCGCGGCTGGCTCAAGCCGAAGCGCGGCTGGCTCAAGCGCGGACAAGTCGCCCCGAAGAAATCTCCCAGTCTCAAGCACGTCTAGCTCAAGCGCAAGCGCGTCTGGCTCAAGCCCAAGCAGGTCGTCCCGAAGAAATTGCCCAGGCACAAGCGCGTCTGGCTCAAGCCGAAGCGCGTCTGGCTCAAGCGCGGCAGGGTCGTCCAGAAGAGATTTCCCAAGCTCAAGCCCAAGTTGACGATGCGTTGGGGAGGGTCAATCAGACGCAACAAAGATTGAAAAGCTATCAAACCTTGCTAGAGAAGGGAGCGATTTCTCAGGATCAATTCAACCAGGTGAAGACCGAAAATACTACAGCTGGGGCTGGCCTGACACAAGCCCAAAAACGCTTGGAGTTGGTGAAGAAGGGCAGCCGTCCAGAGGAAATACAAGCCTTGGAAGCAGCAGCGGCGGAAGCACGGTCTTCTTTACAGCAGGTGAAAAATGGCAAGCCTCAAGAAATTGACCAGCTCAAAGCCGCAGTAGAAGAGGCGCGATCTGGGCTACAGCAGACCCAAAAAGGCAAGCGTCCAGAGGAAATTGACCAGCTAGAAGCTGCTGTGGTAGAAGCGCGTTCTGCCTTAGAACAACTGAAAAATGGTAAGAGTTCAGAGGAAATTGCCCAGTTAAAAGCAGCGGTTGACGCGGCTCAAGCTCAATTGCAGGCGGCGCAATATCAGCTAGAAGATACGGAGATCCGCGCACCGTTTGATGGAACTGTGACGCAAAAGTATGCCAACGTAGGCGCTTTCGTGACGCCGACTACATCGGCTTCTAGTACGAATTCGGCTACGTCTACTTCTATTGTGGCGATCGCTAAGGATTTAGAAATTAAAGCTAAAGTCCCAGAGGTGAATATCGGACAAATTAAACCCGGACAGCAGGTTGAAATTGTCGCTGATGCCTATCCCGAAAAAGTATTTAAAGGGACTGTGCGGCTAGTCGCACCCGAAGCCATATTGGATCAAAATGTCACGTCATTTGAGGTGCGGCTGGCAATTGATACTGGCAAAGAGCAGCTGCGGTCGGGGATGAATGCTGATCTGACGTTTTTGGGAAATCAGGTTAATAATGCCCTAGTGGTGCCAACGGTAGCGATTGTCACCGAGAAGGGCCAGACTGGGGTACTGATACCGGATGGAAAGAACGAACCCAAGTTTAAGCCAATTAAGATTGGGTCGTCGATTAAAGATCAAACGCAGATCTTAGAGGGAGTAACTGAGGGCGATCGCGTGTTTATTGACTTGCCCAAAAACAGCAAGCGCAACCAGCCGCAAAATGAATAA
- a CDS encoding tetratricopeptide repeat protein, with the protein MPKRIPLLSLLVLLGLWSVPQPSFAQALVPYTLQLDSKELEQQGLILAQDAAQLARFQQFELALPRAQLSTQLAPQRFQTWFLLGTLYVQSQQVDKGITALQKAQSLEPKEASIRFSLGSAYFQQGKYQTAVSSIQEGLKLKPDVPEALFDLGNAYYKLGNSQQAIAQYQKAAAKDPKFWPAINNIGLVKYESGDVEGALRQWRAANSLDSKAAEPLLAMAVALYGKGDREQGLRMGEAAIRIDNRYTDLKFLKDNLWGDRLINDTKKFLQIPRIQASIAEAKSQPSPSEMAPQ; encoded by the coding sequence GTGCCCAAGCGTATACCTTTATTATCCCTTCTTGTTCTCCTGGGTTTATGGAGCGTGCCACAGCCGAGTTTTGCACAGGCTCTCGTCCCTTATACGCTGCAACTTGATTCAAAAGAGCTAGAGCAGCAGGGCTTGATCCTGGCACAAGATGCGGCTCAATTGGCAAGATTTCAACAATTTGAACTGGCGCTACCCAGAGCGCAGTTGTCTACTCAGCTAGCTCCTCAGCGGTTTCAAACCTGGTTTTTGCTGGGAACTTTGTACGTGCAATCACAGCAGGTAGATAAGGGAATTACCGCTTTGCAAAAGGCTCAGTCCTTGGAACCCAAGGAGGCTTCGATTCGGTTTTCTCTGGGTAGCGCGTACTTCCAGCAAGGCAAGTACCAGACAGCAGTTTCTAGTATCCAAGAGGGTTTGAAGTTAAAACCCGATGTTCCGGAAGCTTTATTTGATTTGGGCAATGCTTACTATAAGCTGGGTAATTCGCAGCAAGCGATCGCTCAGTATCAAAAAGCAGCCGCCAAAGATCCCAAGTTCTGGCCAGCTATTAATAATATTGGCCTAGTTAAGTACGAATCTGGTGATGTCGAAGGGGCGCTTCGTCAGTGGCGCGCGGCGAACTCTCTCGATAGCAAAGCCGCCGAACCCCTGCTGGCAATGGCGGTGGCGCTGTATGGCAAGGGGGACAGGGAACAAGGTTTGAGGATGGGAGAGGCGGCTATCCGCATCGACAATCGCTACACTGATTTGAAGTTTCTTAAGGATAATCTCTGGGGCGATCGCTTGATAAACGATACGAAAAAGTTCCTACAAATTCCCAGAATTCAAGCCAGTATAGCTGAAGCTAAGAGCCAACCTTCACCAAGCGAAATGGCACCCCAATAA
- a CDS encoding response regulator: MTTVLIVEDEPINVRVFSKILSKRGGLDVKHTEDVEEVIQIAHSGEADIILMDVSLTNSVYQGKSVDGIKITQILKGNPETAKLPIILVTAHAMDGDRENFLKQSGADGYISKPVVDHQLFVEQIMAMLQKS; this comes from the coding sequence ATGACAACAGTTTTGATTGTAGAAGACGAGCCAATAAATGTTCGCGTTTTCTCGAAAATTTTGAGTAAGCGTGGCGGGTTGGACGTGAAGCACACTGAAGATGTGGAAGAGGTAATCCAAATTGCCCACTCCGGGGAAGCTGACATTATTTTGATGGATGTTTCTCTGACCAACAGTGTTTATCAAGGCAAATCAGTTGATGGCATCAAAATTACGCAGATTTTGAAAGGTAATCCGGAAACGGCTAAATTACCGATTATTTTGGTAACGGCTCACGCTATGGATGGCGATCGCGAAAACTTTCTTAAGCAGAGCGGCGCTGATGGCTATATTTCTAAACCAGTAGTTGACCATCAACTATTTGTAGAGCAGATTATGGCAATGTTGCAAAAATCATAG
- a CDS encoding response regulator: MTTVLIVEDEPITLRVFSKILSKRGGLDVKHTEDVEEIIQIAQAGEADIILMDLSLTNSVYQGKSVDGIKIAQMLKADPQTAKLPIILAATHAMDGDREHVCKLSGADDYISKQVVDSTLFVERIRAVLAK; the protein is encoded by the coding sequence ATGACAACAGTTCTGATAGTAGAAGACGAGCCAATAACTCTTCGCGTTTTCTCGAAAATTTTGAGTAAGCGTGGCGGGTTGGACGTGAAGCACACCGAAGATGTGGAAGAGATAATCCAAATTGCCCAAGCTGGGGAAGCTGATATCATTTTGATGGATCTTTCTCTGACCAACAGTGTTTACCAAGGAAAGTCAGTTGACGGCATCAAGATCGCGCAGATGTTGAAAGCTGACCCGCAAACGGCTAAATTACCGATTATCTTAGCGGCAACTCACGCTATGGATGGCGATCGCGAACACGTTTGCAAGCTAAGCGGCGCTGATGACTATATTTCTAAACAAGTGGTTGACTCTACACTGTTTGTAGAGCGGATTAGGGCGGTGTTGGCTAAATAG
- a CDS encoding response regulator, with product MKTVLIVEDDPINARVFSKILVKRGGLGVKHTENVEEVMQIAHAGEADIILMDVSLAHSVYQGKSVDGIKITQMLKADPQTAKLPIILVTAHAMEGDRENFLKLSGADGYISKPVVDHQLFVEQIIGLLPK from the coding sequence ATGAAAACCGTTCTGATAGTAGAAGACGATCCAATAAATGCTCGTGTTTTTTCCAAGATTCTCGTCAAGCGCGGCGGCTTGGGCGTGAAGCATACTGAAAATGTGGAAGAGGTGATGCAAATTGCCCACGCTGGGGAAGCTGATATCATTTTGATGGATGTTTCTTTGGCGCACAGCGTTTACCAAGGAAAGTCAGTTGACGGTATCAAGATCACGCAGATGTTGAAAGCTGACCCGCAAACGGCTAAATTACCGATTATTTTAGTGACGGCTCACGCGATGGAAGGCGATCGCGAAAACTTCCTCAAGCTGAGTGGCGCTGATGGCTACATCTCTAAACCAGTGGTTGACCATCAACTGTTTGTAGAGCAGATTATTGGCCTGTTGCCAAAATAG
- a CDS encoding DNA topoisomerase (ATP-hydrolyzing) subunit A codes for MAKQLNLLVNDRVIPTALHAEMQRSYLEYAMSVIVGRALPDVRDGLKPVHRRIVYAMHELGLTPDRPYRKCARVVGDVLGKYHPHGDQAVYDALVRMVQEFSSRYPLLAGHGNFGSVDNDPPAAMRYTETRLASISHEALLGEIGEATVDFTGNFDNSQQEPTVLPAQLPILLLNGCAGIAVGMATNIPPHNLGEIVDGLIALIDKPDLPDEKLFELIPGPDFPTGGEIIGTSGIREAYSTGRGSIPVQGVASIEEIQGSKGRQKRQAIVVTEFPFQVNKSSWIEKIAELVNGGKIQGISDLRDESDREGLRVVIELKRDTNPQEILAQLYRQTALCTNFGAILLALVDGQPRILTLRQMLDRFLSFREQTLTRQYTHELGEARRRLHIVEGILTALTNLDAAIAILRNAPDGSTAKLTLSSEFNISDSQADAILAMPLRRLTGMERQNLQQEFDQLSGRIDELEGLLNDRRELLKALKKDLRSLKRKYADPRRTRIRLLKAGEPESKAANEKESKGTDDKGNKGSEKSKNPKSQLSNPKSQEQENPKSPAPNLQLHAEPAEEEVVVEITQRGYVRRLPKTGNKSASAKSNDDFAVQTKLISTEQDLVVLTKLGKAYPVKVGDIPPTSGGSKGTALIQLLPTSAQSETVTGHFFLADAQKADLLLLTKQGKIKRLPMLELATLSGRGLTLIKLKDNDELQYATLTKAKDQVVIATSGGRLLRLLVNDEHLPLTGRLSSGVPALRVGRQEQIVGCFIGGVYDNILLVSQLGYAKRMPVCAMPLSVPGNIGTQALQFTSKTDSMAGMVAAPEGESASLATSTQRIVRIAVDSVKLFGKDGAGDRIRQLNPDEKVISVISCR; via the coding sequence ATGGCGAAACAGCTGAACCTGCTGGTTAATGACAGGGTAATCCCCACGGCTTTACACGCGGAGATGCAACGGTCTTATCTTGAATATGCCATGAGTGTGATAGTCGGGCGAGCGTTACCCGATGTCCGCGACGGTTTAAAGCCAGTGCATCGACGCATCGTGTATGCCATGCACGAACTGGGACTTACTCCAGACAGACCTTACCGCAAGTGTGCGAGGGTAGTTGGCGACGTATTAGGAAAATATCACCCGCACGGAGACCAAGCGGTATACGACGCCTTGGTGCGGATGGTTCAAGAGTTTTCTAGCCGTTATCCGCTGCTTGCCGGACATGGAAACTTTGGCTCGGTAGATAACGATCCGCCCGCAGCGATGCGATATACGGAAACAAGACTTGCTTCCATAAGCCATGAAGCGCTACTGGGTGAAATTGGCGAAGCTACGGTTGATTTTACCGGAAACTTCGATAATTCCCAACAAGAGCCAACAGTTTTACCAGCCCAACTGCCCATTTTGTTGCTTAACGGTTGCGCTGGAATTGCCGTAGGAATGGCAACAAATATTCCTCCACACAACTTGGGCGAGATCGTAGATGGCTTAATTGCTCTAATTGATAAGCCAGATTTACCCGATGAGAAGTTATTCGAGTTGATTCCAGGGCCAGACTTCCCTACCGGAGGGGAAATTATTGGCACATCTGGGATTAGGGAAGCTTATAGCACGGGCAGGGGTAGCATCCCAGTGCAGGGAGTAGCAAGCATAGAAGAAATCCAGGGAAGCAAGGGGCGCCAAAAGCGGCAAGCGATTGTGGTGACGGAGTTTCCTTTCCAGGTGAATAAGTCATCCTGGATTGAAAAGATCGCGGAACTGGTCAACGGGGGGAAGATACAGGGAATTTCTGACTTGCGAGATGAGAGCGATCGCGAAGGACTGCGCGTGGTTATCGAACTCAAACGCGACACCAACCCGCAAGAGATCCTCGCTCAACTCTACAGACAAACGGCACTGTGTACAAACTTTGGGGCAATTCTGTTGGCGTTGGTAGACGGACAACCGCGCATCCTGACATTGCGCCAAATGTTAGATCGGTTCCTCTCATTCCGAGAGCAAACTTTAACCCGTCAATACACCCACGAACTGGGCGAGGCTAGGCGACGCCTGCACATTGTTGAAGGGATCTTGACAGCATTGACAAACTTGGACGCAGCGATCGCCATCCTGAGAAATGCCCCAGATGGCAGCACGGCTAAACTTACTCTAAGCAGCGAATTCAATATCAGCGACAGCCAAGCAGATGCTATTCTCGCCATGCCACTAAGACGGCTGACTGGTATGGAACGGCAAAACTTACAGCAAGAATTTGACCAACTCAGCGGTCGCATCGACGAATTAGAGGGATTGTTGAACGATCGCCGCGAATTACTCAAAGCCTTGAAAAAAGACCTGCGATCGCTCAAACGCAAATACGCCGATCCTCGTCGCACCAGAATTCGCCTTTTAAAAGCAGGGGAACCAGAGAGCAAGGCCGCTAACGAGAAGGAGAGTAAGGGAACCGACGATAAAGGCAACAAAGGATCAGAAAAGTCCAAAAATCCCAAATCCCAACTCTCAAATCCCAAATCTCAAGAACAGGAGAATCCCAAATCCCCAGCCCCAAATCTACAATTGCATGCCGAACCCGCAGAAGAAGAGGTAGTTGTAGAAATTACCCAGCGGGGGTACGTGCGCCGCTTACCAAAAACTGGGAATAAATCTGCGTCTGCGAAATCTAATGATGATTTTGCTGTTCAAACTAAGCTCATTAGTACAGAACAAGATTTAGTCGTACTCACCAAACTGGGCAAAGCTTACCCCGTAAAAGTGGGAGATATTCCACCCACCTCTGGGGGAAGCAAGGGAACCGCACTGATCCAGCTTTTACCCACTTCGGCTCAATCTGAAACAGTAACGGGGCACTTTTTCCTAGCAGATGCCCAAAAAGCCGATTTGCTCTTACTTACTAAGCAGGGGAAAATCAAGCGCCTGCCTATGTTAGAACTTGCTACCCTTAGCGGACGGGGGCTAACGCTGATCAAGCTTAAAGATAATGACGAGTTACAGTATGCCACTCTTACTAAAGCAAAAGATCAGGTGGTAATAGCTACTTCCGGGGGACGTTTGCTGCGGCTGTTAGTAAATGACGAACATCTACCGCTAACAGGACGATTGTCTAGCGGTGTGCCAGCGTTGCGCGTGGGTCGTCAAGAGCAAATAGTTGGTTGTTTTATAGGGGGTGTATATGACAACATCTTGCTGGTTTCCCAGTTAGGGTACGCCAAGCGAATGCCAGTTTGCGCTATGCCGCTGTCTGTACCGGGTAATATTGGCACTCAGGCGCTACAGTTTACTAGCAAAACAGATTCAATGGCTGGAATGGTTGCTGCACCAGAAGGAGAATCGGCGAGTTTAGCGACGAGTACGCAGCGAATCGTGCGAATAGCTGTGGATTCGGTGAAGTTGTTTGGGAAAGATGGGGCGGGCGATCGCATCCGTCAACTCAACCCCGATGAAAAAGTCATCAGTGTCATTTCTTGTCGTTAG